In Synechococcus sp. PCC 6312, one genomic interval encodes:
- a CDS encoding diguanylate cyclase domain-containing protein, which produces MTQFLPPSTLTNIMMFEEFPIPLVVVDSQGEIVAFSAAMNQVWDYSETSLLNQNLWRLLPQAWQDHLQPAYKATITTNQTGYAQIFDAPHQRWWQVGLVPKANRSIWLIFWDLTTQQEELIWHQAQLTELRRWYDRLQTIAEISQQVFWEWHIQDDTTLWVGNTVSLFGYPLDAMPQSGQAWLDLIHPDDVTAVQAGWESSQSSGAPYCCEYRVRCQDGHYAWVRDCSQYFHSESGEFRLLGAVADISSRKDAEAAIASNELRFKNLVANLPGHVFRCANDPDWTIQYLSDNIEQTVGYPAADFINNCRRTFASIIHPDDQQYVYDTIQEIFKRQNHYGVEYRVIRADGQVRWFYESGQAIHNAAGEAQYIDGISIEITVQKQAELELAQSESRFRQLVEDVAVGIIVHNPQGEIILANERAANILGLSLDQLLGKSAQDLDWYVVNETGERLTAAQFPSARATEQLIPIRDVVLGVNRPSQDLIWLQVTAEPHFNASQQLEQVVITLSDITQRKQVEDALRYQSQREQTLNRVIKAIRNSLNLAEIFQTTVDEIGHLLNVDRVAIVQYRPELGQWDHIIEYLRESSLPPSQGLIIPDAQNPIATSLKQGQTVQIHQAETEPNLGEFNRELATSFPGNWLMVPLQVEAHTWGSLTLQQSHPDQAWHPSEVSLLEVIADQLAVAIRQAELYQSLQAANQELSRLAITDDLTQIANRRHFDECLAREWNRLLREQAPLSLVFCDVDDFKAYNDLYGHQTGDECLYLVAQALGTTARRAVDLVARYGGEEFAIILPHTDGAGASRVVENIQATLKALEIPHAASRVSPVVTVSFGISTGRPTPESSPVHLLEAADQALYQAKAEGRNTYRIIHVP; this is translated from the coding sequence ATGACGCAATTTCTTCCCCCGTCAACGTTGACCAATATCATGATGTTTGAGGAGTTTCCAATCCCCCTGGTGGTGGTGGATAGCCAAGGGGAAATCGTTGCCTTTAGTGCTGCCATGAATCAGGTTTGGGATTATTCAGAAACATCTCTACTGAACCAAAATCTCTGGCGTTTGCTCCCCCAGGCCTGGCAAGACCATCTCCAGCCGGCCTACAAAGCGACTATCACTACAAACCAAACTGGATATGCCCAAATTTTTGATGCCCCTCATCAGCGTTGGTGGCAGGTGGGACTTGTTCCCAAGGCTAATAGGTCTATATGGTTGATATTTTGGGACTTGACGACTCAGCAAGAGGAACTGATTTGGCATCAAGCCCAACTGACGGAACTGCGCCGCTGGTATGACCGCCTTCAAACCATCGCCGAGATTAGTCAACAAGTTTTTTGGGAATGGCACATTCAAGACGACACAACGCTCTGGGTGGGTAATACTGTCAGCCTCTTTGGTTATCCCCTAGATGCCATGCCTCAATCCGGCCAGGCCTGGTTAGATTTAATTCATCCGGACGACGTGACAGCAGTACAAGCTGGCTGGGAAAGCAGTCAAAGCTCTGGTGCGCCTTACTGTTGTGAATATCGGGTTCGCTGCCAGGATGGACACTATGCTTGGGTGCGCGATTGTAGTCAATATTTCCATTCCGAATCTGGAGAGTTCCGGCTTTTAGGTGCAGTGGCCGATATTAGTAGCCGTAAAGACGCTGAGGCTGCTATTGCCAGCAATGAATTGCGCTTTAAGAATTTAGTGGCCAATTTGCCGGGCCATGTGTTTCGCTGTGCTAATGATCCAGACTGGACAATTCAATACCTGAGTGACAACATTGAGCAAACTGTCGGTTATCCGGCCGCGGATTTTATCAACAACTGTCGCCGCACCTTTGCCAGCATCATTCATCCCGATGATCAGCAGTATGTCTATGACACCATTCAGGAAATCTTCAAGCGACAAAATCACTATGGAGTTGAATACCGAGTGATTCGGGCCGATGGTCAGGTGCGCTGGTTTTATGAGTCGGGACAAGCGATCCATAACGCGGCTGGGGAAGCTCAGTATATTGATGGTATTTCCATCGAGATTACAGTTCAGAAACAGGCCGAGTTGGAACTAGCCCAGAGTGAATCCCGCTTTCGCCAGCTTGTTGAAGATGTGGCGGTGGGTATTATTGTTCACAACCCACAAGGGGAGATTATTCTGGCCAATGAACGGGCAGCCAATATTTTGGGGTTATCCCTTGATCAACTCCTGGGAAAATCAGCCCAAGATTTAGATTGGTATGTTGTAAATGAAACTGGAGAGCGTTTAACGGCGGCCCAATTTCCCTCGGCAAGGGCCACAGAACAGTTAATCCCCATTCGGGATGTGGTCTTGGGGGTCAACCGTCCAAGCCAAGATCTAATCTGGTTGCAAGTCACGGCCGAACCCCATTTCAACGCCAGCCAGCAGCTAGAACAAGTCGTTATTACCCTGAGTGATATTACCCAACGCAAACAAGTGGAAGATGCGCTCCGGTATCAATCCCAGCGAGAACAAACCCTGAACCGGGTGATTAAAGCCATTCGCAACTCCCTCAATTTGGCAGAAATATTTCAAACCACGGTGGATGAAATTGGGCACTTATTAAATGTTGATCGGGTGGCGATTGTTCAGTATCGGCCAGAATTGGGGCAATGGGATCATATTATTGAATACCTGAGAGAGTCTTCCCTACCCCCAAGTCAAGGACTCATTATTCCTGATGCCCAGAACCCGATTGCTACCTCCCTCAAACAGGGGCAAACGGTACAAATTCACCAGGCCGAAACAGAACCCAACCTAGGCGAGTTTAATCGGGAGTTAGCCACCTCCTTCCCGGGGAATTGGTTAATGGTGCCACTCCAGGTTGAAGCCCACACTTGGGGCAGCTTAACCTTGCAACAAAGTCACCCCGACCAGGCCTGGCATCCCAGCGAGGTCAGTTTATTAGAAGTGATTGCCGATCAATTAGCGGTGGCCATTCGTCAAGCGGAGCTTTACCAATCCCTGCAAGCTGCCAACCAAGAACTGAGTCGCCTTGCGATTACCGATGACTTAACCCAAATTGCCAATCGCCGTCACTTTGATGAATGTCTAGCTCGGGAATGGAATCGTTTGTTGCGAGAACAAGCCCCTTTGAGTCTGGTGTTTTGCGATGTGGACGACTTCAAGGCCTATAACGATCTCTATGGACATCAAACTGGAGATGAGTGTTTATACTTGGTAGCCCAAGCCCTCGGAACTACGGCTAGGCGGGCTGTAGATTTAGTGGCCCGCTATGGTGGTGAGGAATTCGCGATCATTTTGCCCCATACTGATGGAGCCGGGGCTAGTCGTGTGGTTGAGAACATCCAAGCCACCTTGAAAGCCCTGGAAATTCCCCATGCCGCCTCTCGAGTTAGCCCCGTGGTGACGGTGAGTTTTGGCATCAGCACTGGCCGGCCAACCCCGGAAAGCTCTCCAGTCCATCTTCTCGAAGCAGCGGATCAGGCCCTCTATCAGGCTAAAGCAGAAGGGCGCAACACTTACCGGATTATTCATGTTCCATAG